The following are from one region of the Rhodopirellula sp. P2 genome:
- a CDS encoding DUF1559 domain-containing protein, which produces MVAKGRYRRGFTLVELLVVIAIIGVLVGLLLPAVQAAREAARRMSCSNNFKQLGLAIHNYHSAYNGAPMQGVGTDAGVGSHNWWSSYTTHNYWRLSALVGMTPFMEQQGIWEQITNPNAERTDGNTGAGIGTPTNPWPSMGPTPQNIQYKPWATELPTLRCPSDPGKGLPSLGRTNYAMSMGDSFWWTMHGDLRPANSGAASNYAQHSRAANRGFFVKHKQVKFRDVLDGLSNTIAMGEIATDLGDFDNRTRAKKHPQGQSAQSNIRQNPRLCIEDGTMVDSQRPQFWTPGSLEGNSKGRGYRWADCQNAQSQVHTILPPNSPTCIPHDSNGPSIMTMSSRHQGGVHVLMGDGAVKFITSSIESGNQNNPVVWRSGNDANMNQPGAKSPYGLWGALGSRGAREVIDQEF; this is translated from the coding sequence ATGGTTGCTAAGGGGCGTTATCGGCGCGGTTTCACTTTGGTCGAGCTATTGGTTGTCATTGCCATCATTGGCGTTTTAGTCGGGCTGCTTTTGCCAGCGGTTCAGGCGGCGCGTGAGGCGGCTCGTCGAATGAGCTGCAGCAACAACTTCAAACAGCTTGGGCTTGCCATTCACAACTACCACAGTGCCTACAACGGGGCACCGATGCAGGGCGTCGGGACCGACGCGGGCGTTGGCAGTCACAATTGGTGGTCCAGCTACACAACCCATAACTACTGGCGTCTGAGTGCGTTGGTTGGGATGACTCCGTTCATGGAACAGCAGGGGATCTGGGAGCAAATCACCAATCCCAATGCGGAACGAACCGATGGAAACACAGGGGCGGGGATTGGAACGCCCACGAACCCTTGGCCGTCCATGGGACCAACACCCCAGAACATCCAGTACAAACCTTGGGCGACCGAGTTGCCGACGCTGCGTTGTCCCAGTGATCCAGGCAAAGGCTTGCCCAGTCTTGGACGAACCAACTACGCGATGTCGATGGGGGATTCGTTTTGGTGGACGATGCACGGTGACCTCCGGCCGGCAAACTCGGGGGCGGCGAGCAATTACGCCCAGCATTCTCGCGCGGCCAATCGCGGGTTCTTCGTGAAGCACAAACAGGTGAAATTCCGCGATGTGCTTGATGGTTTGTCGAACACTATCGCGATGGGTGAGATCGCGACCGACCTGGGCGACTTTGACAATCGAACACGTGCCAAGAAACACCCGCAGGGGCAGTCGGCCCAATCAAACATTCGGCAGAACCCACGGTTGTGCATCGAAGACGGGACCATGGTGGATTCTCAGCGGCCCCAATTCTGGACTCCTGGCAGTTTGGAGGGCAACAGCAAGGGTCGAGGTTATCGCTGGGCGGATTGCCAAAACGCTCAGTCACAGGTCCATACGATTCTTCCACCCAACAGTCCCACCTGCATTCCGCACGACTCAAACGGGCCGTCGATCATGACGATGTCGAGTCGTCACCAAGGTGGAGTGCACGTGTTGATGGGGGATGGTGCGGTCAAGTTCATCACCTCGTCCATCGAATCAGGGAACCAAAACAACCCGGTCGTTTGGCGAAGTGGAAACGATGCCAACATGAACCAACCGGGTGCGAAAAGCCCTTATGGCTTGTGGGGGGCGCTCGGCTCACGAGGCGCACGCGAAGTCATCGATCAGGAATTTTGA
- a CDS encoding DUF998 domain-containing protein produces the protein MSPPHSTPLPGESSGTMMDHLVLSYLDIRRAIGWSGLLLPLLLGPGGMLLGIEIQENMSSYYHTPLRDVFVGTLCAIGIFLFCYRGYDRIENWTANIGSAAAIGIALFPLDYGSDPLIQKSLVGYVHTVSGGIFFLTLAFYSLYHFPRDSQREAESHLFERSFAFRTSGLVILLITFAMGGYMVLAPQAWKDWLNGYNFLFWAEWIAVWAFASSWLAKGRVIVTEIGVEILAYSRKMVLQHGLGTVKK, from the coding sequence ATGAGCCCTCCTCATTCGACGCCCCTCCCGGGTGAATCATCCGGCACAATGATGGACCACTTGGTCCTGTCGTACCTGGATATCCGCCGGGCGATTGGATGGAGCGGTTTGCTGCTGCCACTGCTGCTTGGTCCCGGAGGGATGCTGTTGGGGATTGAAATCCAAGAGAACATGAGCAGCTACTATCACACGCCATTGCGAGACGTGTTTGTGGGAACGCTCTGCGCAATCGGCATTTTTCTATTTTGCTATCGCGGATACGACCGCATCGAAAACTGGACCGCCAACATCGGTTCGGCCGCCGCCATCGGCATCGCTCTCTTTCCACTGGACTACGGCAGTGATCCGTTGATCCAAAAATCATTGGTGGGCTACGTGCATACCGTCAGCGGCGGCATCTTCTTCCTGACCCTGGCGTTTTATTCCCTGTATCACTTTCCCCGGGATTCTCAACGAGAAGCCGAATCACACTTGTTCGAAAGATCATTCGCCTTTCGAACCAGCGGTTTGGTGATTCTTTTGATCACCTTTGCCATGGGCGGCTACATGGTGTTGGCCCCACAAGCCTGGAAGGACTGGCTGAACGGATACAACTTTTTGTTCTGGGCCGAATGGATTGCGGTGTGGGCCTTCGCCAGTTCTTGGCTCGCCAAAGGCCGAGTCATCGTCACTGAGATCGGTGTCGAAATCCTCGCCTATTCACGAAAAATGGTGCTGCAGCACGGTTTGGGAACGGTCAAGAAATGA
- a CDS encoding DUF1570 domain-containing protein translates to MAGNRNDTHLPNTSAARSRRFRPLKSWLVWLVAGGCLASSSFSRTVQADYAIYQIPGTDAGLLLEGKTNYNPGGTVTFRHPRGSLYFNARDLKVIQTPTRQTIFQRKSGKILREKTVDNYIQLAQWALQHGMLKECKSLLSDAWKLDPTDVKIKKLASLMVHINRPVPNDSASEAHVRNLIGGSRMEMSRSKHFALFHDPQTEKDSVTKMTRAEMRLELLEKVYESYFLTFALRGFYLKPPSDPLNAVLFSQHKDFLLMERRLEMGLKQVAGFYLPDENISFFYDSGTSEVFRYLIEFSDELNDLKEQARRTRSPNAANIIRLANTVSLLVDIEHESEDVATVSHEAVHHLAANTGLFPRDGVFIRWVHEGLASYFESSKLAVWSGVGVVDESRISYYRALEGDTIRGSVEFIVSDLGFLVETALGDQLPAYGQAWALTHYLFTERFDELIQFYGKSRKIPADTPPKEKAMKLVELFGECFGDQVTLELEWRRYMRTLKTDMEQLSEEL, encoded by the coding sequence ATGGCGGGCAATCGGAATGACACTCACTTGCCGAACACTTCCGCGGCACGAAGTCGACGATTTCGCCCGCTGAAGAGTTGGCTCGTTTGGCTGGTGGCAGGTGGTTGCTTGGCGAGCAGCAGCTTTTCGAGGACGGTGCAGGCGGACTACGCGATTTATCAGATTCCGGGAACGGACGCGGGTTTGTTGTTGGAAGGCAAGACGAACTACAACCCGGGCGGCACGGTCACGTTTCGTCATCCACGTGGGTCGCTGTATTTCAACGCTCGTGATTTGAAGGTGATTCAAACGCCAACCCGGCAGACCATCTTCCAACGCAAGTCGGGGAAGATCCTCCGCGAGAAGACGGTCGACAACTACATCCAGTTGGCCCAGTGGGCACTTCAGCATGGGATGCTGAAGGAGTGCAAGTCATTGCTGAGTGATGCGTGGAAGCTGGATCCGACCGATGTCAAAATCAAGAAATTGGCGTCTTTGATGGTGCACATCAATCGGCCTGTTCCCAATGATTCCGCCAGTGAAGCTCACGTTCGAAACCTGATTGGTGGGAGCCGCATGGAGATGTCGCGGAGCAAGCACTTTGCATTGTTCCATGACCCGCAAACCGAAAAGGATTCGGTGACCAAGATGACTCGGGCGGAGATGCGTCTGGAGTTGTTGGAGAAAGTCTACGAGTCGTACTTTTTGACGTTTGCCCTGCGTGGTTTTTATTTGAAACCGCCAAGCGACCCGCTCAACGCGGTCTTGTTCTCGCAGCACAAGGATTTCTTGTTGATGGAACGACGACTTGAAATGGGGCTCAAGCAGGTCGCTGGTTTTTATCTCCCCGATGAAAATATCTCGTTCTTCTACGACTCCGGGACCAGCGAGGTCTTTCGGTATCTCATTGAGTTTTCGGACGAACTGAATGATTTGAAAGAGCAGGCCCGGCGGACTCGCAGTCCCAACGCTGCCAACATCATTCGGCTTGCCAACACGGTTTCGTTGCTGGTTGATATCGAACACGAGAGCGAGGATGTGGCGACGGTTTCCCACGAGGCGGTTCACCATTTGGCGGCCAACACGGGGCTGTTCCCACGCGACGGGGTGTTCATTCGTTGGGTCCACGAAGGTTTGGCGTCGTACTTTGAATCGTCCAAGTTGGCGGTGTGGAGCGGCGTTGGCGTCGTCGATGAAAGTCGGATCAGTTACTACCGTGCCTTGGAAGGCGACACGATTCGCGGCAGTGTGGAGTTCATCGTTTCGGACCTGGGGTTCCTCGTCGAGACGGCGCTCGGAGATCAATTGCCCGCGTACGGACAGGCTTGGGCGCTGACGCATTATTTGTTCACGGAACGATTCGATGAATTGATTCAGTTTTATGGCAAGTCGCGGAAGATTCCCGCTGACACTCCGCCGAAGGAAAAAGCCATGAAGTTGGTGGAGCTCTTCGGCGAGTGTTTTGGCGATCAAGTCACATTGGAACTGGAGTGGCGACGCTACATGCGAACGTTGAAGACGGACATGGAACAATTGTCGGAGGAATTGTGA
- a CDS encoding Gfo/Idh/MocA family protein encodes MGDSIQPKDFAMNKRFQHPDVQASLPAQPNLRKRDRRLFLKAGAALGATVAARPVLAQTPAKKSPNEVIRVGIMGVNNRGAALAKGFIKDPGADVVAICDVDSRASEKVAASVADGQGHRPKSFVDVRKMLDEGNIDALVVAAPNHWHAPATILGCAAGKHVYVEKPCSQTAEEGVLAVQAARKHNRVVQMGSQRRSWPAVMRAIELVHSGGIGEVSYSRSWYNNRRPSIGHGKTAAAPDWLNWDLWQGPAPRREYVDNLIHYNWHWRWHWGNGELGNNGIHVLDLARWGLNVTTPSRVRAGGGKYRHDDDQETPDTMMVTYDFPEGKTATWEGLSWSPLGPHDAAVGVSFHGTEGSIVVRGNGFTRFDDRNKEIETVNDEGGDTSHLADFLDAIRTGRRPNADIQEAHRSTLLCHLGNMAYRSSSELEIDPASGKPLGNPEALALWGREYEPGWEPKV; translated from the coding sequence CTGGGAGATTCGATCCAACCCAAGGATTTCGCCATGAATAAGCGTTTTCAACATCCTGATGTGCAAGCTTCTTTGCCCGCGCAGCCGAATCTTCGGAAGCGTGATCGGCGTTTGTTTTTGAAGGCGGGGGCGGCGCTGGGGGCGACCGTCGCGGCTCGTCCTGTGCTCGCCCAAACACCGGCCAAGAAGTCGCCCAACGAAGTCATCCGAGTTGGGATCATGGGCGTCAACAATCGCGGCGCCGCGTTGGCCAAGGGGTTCATCAAAGACCCCGGGGCGGATGTGGTCGCGATTTGCGATGTCGATTCGAGAGCGTCCGAGAAGGTGGCGGCTTCCGTTGCGGATGGCCAAGGCCATCGCCCCAAGTCCTTCGTTGACGTTCGAAAGATGCTCGATGAAGGCAACATCGACGCTTTGGTGGTGGCAGCACCCAATCACTGGCACGCACCCGCGACGATTTTGGGATGTGCGGCGGGAAAGCATGTCTATGTTGAAAAACCGTGCAGCCAAACTGCCGAAGAAGGTGTCTTGGCTGTGCAGGCGGCACGGAAGCACAACCGAGTGGTCCAGATGGGGTCCCAACGTCGCAGTTGGCCGGCGGTCATGCGTGCCATTGAGCTCGTGCATTCAGGCGGCATCGGCGAGGTGTCTTATTCACGCAGTTGGTACAACAACCGACGGCCATCGATCGGCCATGGCAAGACAGCCGCTGCACCAGATTGGCTGAACTGGGATCTGTGGCAAGGGCCAGCGCCACGACGCGAATACGTGGACAATCTGATTCACTACAACTGGCACTGGCGTTGGCATTGGGGCAACGGTGAACTGGGGAACAACGGCATCCATGTGTTGGACTTGGCTCGTTGGGGATTGAATGTCACCACACCCAGTCGAGTTCGCGCCGGCGGAGGCAAGTACCGTCATGACGACGATCAAGAAACACCCGACACGATGATGGTGACCTACGATTTTCCCGAAGGAAAAACGGCCACCTGGGAAGGGCTCAGTTGGTCTCCCCTGGGGCCGCATGATGCAGCGGTGGGAGTCAGTTTTCACGGCACCGAAGGCTCGATTGTGGTTCGTGGCAATGGCTTCACTCGGTTTGATGACCGCAACAAAGAAATCGAAACGGTCAACGATGAAGGCGGCGACACCAGCCACTTGGCGGATTTCTTGGACGCCATCCGCACCGGACGGCGACCCAACGCGGACATCCAAGAAGCCCATCGGAGCACGTTGCTTTGTCACCTTGGCAACATGGCCTATCGCAGTTCGTCGGAATTGGAAATTGACCCGGCCAGCGGCAAACCTCTTGGCAACCCCGAGGCATTGGCGTTGTGGGGACGAGAGTATGAACCCGGCTGGGAGCCGAAGGTCTGA
- a CDS encoding DUF1559 domain-containing protein, with protein sequence MLSKSPSRRGFTLVELLVVIAIIGVLVGLLLPAVQAAREAARRMSCSNNFKQLGLAMHNYHSAYNGAPIHGVGTDAGDGSHNWWTSYTTHNYWRLNALVGMTPFMEQQALWEQITNPNTERTDGNTGAAIGVVTNPWPPMGPAPDNVQYKPWATELPTLRCPSDPGEGLPSLGRTNYAMSMGDSFWWTMNGKLRPANPGDASTYAQNSRAASRGFFVMHSQTKFRDVLDGLSNTIAMAEIATDLGDGDNRTRGKTHSGGQGAQASMRDNPKLCIEDASPMIDPTRPQFWINSGLESVTKGRGYRWADSQNAQSNVHTILPPNAPLCVAHDSNGNAIMTASSRHQGGVHVLMGDGAVKFITSSIEAGNQNNPVVHLGGNAANLNQPGAKSPYGLWGSLGSRASREVIDGEF encoded by the coding sequence ATGTTAAGTAAAAGCCCTTCTCGGCGAGGCTTTACGTTGGTCGAGTTGCTCGTTGTGATCGCCATCATCGGCGTTCTGGTCGGGTTGTTGTTGCCTGCCGTTCAGGCCGCTCGCGAAGCCGCCCGGCGGATGAGTTGCAGCAACAATTTCAAGCAACTCGGTCTGGCGATGCACAATTACCACAGCGCTTACAACGGAGCTCCGATCCATGGTGTGGGAACCGACGCTGGCGATGGCAGTCATAACTGGTGGACCAGCTACACGACCCACAACTACTGGCGATTGAACGCGTTGGTGGGGATGACCCCTTTCATGGAGCAGCAAGCTTTGTGGGAGCAGATCACCAACCCCAACACGGAGCGAACCGATGGCAACACGGGTGCAGCCATTGGCGTGGTGACCAACCCTTGGCCTCCGATGGGACCAGCCCCTGACAACGTTCAGTACAAGCCTTGGGCCACGGAGCTCCCCACATTGCGTTGTCCGAGCGATCCAGGCGAAGGCTTGCCCAGCCTTGGTCGTACCAACTACGCGATGTCGATGGGCGACTCGTTTTGGTGGACCATGAATGGAAAGTTGCGTCCAGCCAACCCGGGTGACGCCAGCACTTACGCCCAAAATTCGCGTGCCGCCAGCCGTGGCTTTTTCGTGATGCACTCGCAAACTAAATTCCGCGATGTGCTGGACGGTCTGTCCAACACGATCGCGATGGCTGAAATCGCGACTGACTTGGGCGATGGCGACAATCGCACGCGTGGAAAAACACACAGCGGTGGGCAAGGAGCACAGGCTTCGATGCGGGACAATCCAAAGCTTTGCATCGAAGATGCATCGCCGATGATTGATCCGACCCGTCCCCAGTTCTGGATCAACAGCGGCTTGGAAAGCGTTACCAAGGGGCGTGGTTACCGTTGGGCAGATTCCCAGAATGCTCAATCGAACGTTCACACGATCTTGCCACCGAACGCACCCCTGTGCGTCGCTCATGATTCCAACGGCAACGCGATCATGACCGCCTCCAGTCGTCACCAAGGTGGCGTTCACGTGTTGATGGGCGACGGTGCCGTGAAGTTCATCACCTCGTCAATCGAAGCTGGGAACCAGAACAATCCCGTGGTTCACCTGGGAGGCAATGCTGCCAACCTCAATCAGCCTGGGGCCAAAAGCCCGTACGGATTGTGGGGCTCCTTGGGATCGCGTGCTTCACGCGAAGTGATCGACGGCGAATTCTAA
- a CDS encoding HIRAN domain-containing protein yields the protein MNPRLYVAWRADTPNPVWGPVGRLSQLRGVYSFCYTRGALTLPGFEPFSGMEDLNRVYESRRLFPLFENRLLPKSRPEYRKYLHWSGFDPDDPPQPLVLLGRTEGRKQTDSVEVFPQPVPDSHGCYVNYFFAHGIRYHLPNAAPVLDNLHLGDRVMLRPQPQNPKDANAVGIFVGETPLGYVPKYLAAEVGRLIRDCPETTIKLAVERINPDAPTQQRLLCRLDACWPPGFQPCQDDTFQPLVAGCKV from the coding sequence ATGAATCCTCGTTTATACGTCGCTTGGCGAGCCGATACGCCCAATCCGGTCTGGGGACCGGTCGGACGATTGTCGCAGTTAAGGGGCGTGTACTCGTTTTGCTACACGCGGGGGGCGCTGACGCTGCCGGGGTTTGAACCGTTCAGCGGGATGGAGGATCTGAACCGGGTCTACGAATCGCGAAGACTGTTTCCGTTGTTCGAGAATCGATTGTTGCCCAAGTCGCGACCGGAGTACCGGAAGTATTTGCACTGGAGCGGATTTGATCCCGACGACCCGCCACAACCGTTAGTGTTGTTGGGCCGCACCGAAGGCCGCAAGCAGACCGATTCTGTCGAGGTATTCCCGCAACCGGTTCCCGATTCGCACGGGTGTTACGTCAATTACTTTTTCGCTCATGGCATCCGCTATCATTTGCCCAATGCCGCACCGGTGCTCGATAACCTGCATCTTGGCGATCGTGTGATGCTGCGGCCGCAACCGCAGAATCCGAAGGACGCCAATGCCGTGGGCATTTTTGTGGGCGAAACACCGCTGGGCTACGTCCCGAAATATCTGGCTGCGGAAGTAGGCCGACTGATTCGAGACTGTCCGGAGACGACAATCAAGCTGGCGGTCGAGCGAATCAACCCGGACGCGCCGACCCAACAACGATTGCTGTGCCGATTGGACGCGTGCTGGCCGCCGGGTTTTCAGCCATGTCAGGATGACACCTTCCAGCCGTTGGTGGCCGGGTGCAAGGTCTGA
- a CDS encoding SHD1 domain-containing protein, whose amino-acid sequence MQTRTKYGLIAAGWLGWSVLACGSLPGQDVAYVPAAGKTFDYGIEFRIMERTEGERNPIQVRQRCRLRFVVSESDSKEWSGTYRTIPFRGNKLMSSKEALATYHRRTRESYEAGPLQHSGPAPPDPGLARLQQVASQRAAAFQKEQQRRILYELERYPGLFQFCEGEITCTRLGSMRGKGNVGTLPFATGPVAGLVFLQLPKDGKTQSGFSTRSVGALNLVSSSSDQVATSDLSVLSLLTPRESSQNGHLAFDREVEISGGVSAGNKLTLSGSGMWEFSTEMGMPYAGSVDYQIEGASYIGKADQFDLRVGFHYLDPVRAMLFDNDLLPTMEAFDASNLPRLTMKQQSEMTKHWEPRPKRSSYRPNLTVGVQLVRIASNSAPPPTNSKLQRLLEERLSDESDWKEDIHFESILSRWDSIRKAATQFPREWSDPSGSFTIQAMLQSVDKTSVSLLRLDTRQVISVPLEKLSDEDVEFARTFGVLDQGS is encoded by the coding sequence ATGCAAACGCGAACAAAATACGGCTTGATCGCGGCAGGTTGGCTGGGATGGTCGGTCCTCGCGTGCGGCAGCCTGCCCGGACAGGATGTCGCCTACGTTCCTGCCGCTGGAAAAACGTTCGACTATGGGATCGAATTTCGAATCATGGAGCGAACCGAAGGCGAACGGAATCCGATCCAAGTCCGACAGCGATGCCGTTTGCGTTTTGTTGTTTCCGAGTCGGACTCGAAGGAGTGGTCGGGAACCTACCGGACGATTCCATTCCGAGGAAACAAATTGATGAGCAGCAAGGAAGCTTTGGCGACCTATCACCGACGCACTCGGGAATCGTACGAGGCGGGGCCATTGCAACACTCTGGGCCGGCGCCACCTGATCCTGGGCTCGCTCGACTTCAGCAAGTGGCAAGTCAGAGAGCGGCAGCGTTTCAGAAGGAACAACAACGCCGAATTCTGTATGAGCTGGAACGCTACCCAGGACTGTTTCAATTCTGCGAGGGAGAAATCACTTGCACGCGGCTGGGGAGCATGCGTGGCAAAGGCAACGTCGGCACCCTGCCCTTCGCCACGGGGCCGGTGGCAGGTTTGGTGTTTCTACAACTGCCAAAGGACGGCAAGACGCAGTCCGGTTTCAGCACGCGAAGTGTCGGCGCATTGAATTTGGTTTCTTCGTCCAGTGACCAGGTGGCCACGTCCGACCTGTCCGTTCTGTCGTTGCTGACACCACGCGAGTCCTCGCAGAACGGGCATCTGGCGTTTGATCGCGAAGTTGAAATTTCGGGTGGTGTGTCGGCTGGAAACAAGCTGACGCTTTCAGGTTCCGGCATGTGGGAGTTCTCAACCGAGATGGGCATGCCGTATGCCGGGAGCGTGGACTACCAGATCGAAGGTGCAAGCTACATCGGCAAAGCGGATCAGTTTGACTTGCGAGTCGGGTTTCACTATCTCGATCCGGTTCGAGCGATGTTGTTCGACAATGACCTGTTGCCGACGATGGAGGCTTTTGACGCCAGCAATCTGCCGCGATTGACCATGAAGCAGCAATCGGAGATGACGAAGCATTGGGAGCCTCGGCCAAAGAGAAGCAGCTACCGCCCCAATTTGACAGTGGGTGTTCAATTGGTGCGGATCGCATCCAACAGTGCTCCGCCGCCAACGAATTCAAAGTTGCAACGTCTGCTCGAAGAACGACTCAGCGACGAATCCGATTGGAAGGAAGACATTCATTTCGAGTCCATTTTGAGTCGCTGGGATTCGATTCGGAAGGCAGCGACCCAGTTCCCGCGGGAGTGGTCGGACCCTAGCGGTTCGTTCACGATCCAGGCGATGTTGCAATCGGTCGACAAGACATCGGTTTCGCTGTTGCGATTGGACACCCGACAAGTGATTTCGGTGCCGCTGGAGAAACTGAGTGACGAGGACGTTGAGTTTGCTCGCACCTTTGGTGTGCTGGATCAGGGATCCTGA
- a CDS encoding Gfo/Idh/MocA family protein, whose translation MRVGLVGFAMFLCLSALSSVSVVSAEEPVRIGIIGLDTSHSPAFAKEFNAEHSDNDPLAGFRVVAAYPYGSQTIESSSSRIPGYTEQLKSLGVEIVDSIDDLLSKVDCVLLETNDGTLHHEQALQVFAAGKPVFIDKPVGSNLAETVAIYDAAKHYNVPMFSSSSLRYSHGAQAIRGGSVGKVLGCSAHSPCKIEPSHVDLYWYGIHGVETLYTCMGVGCETVSHTSTEDFEFAVGRWGDGRIGTFRGIRAGSSGYGGMVYGEKAIQEIGKYDGYRPLLVEIAEFFRTGEPPIESAETIELYAFMQAAFESKRQGGIPVSIETVMQAAQVKAGELNQSLSK comes from the coding sequence ATGCGTGTTGGTCTGGTTGGTTTTGCAATGTTTCTTTGCCTGAGTGCTTTGTCTTCTGTCTCGGTGGTGTCGGCGGAGGAACCCGTTCGAATTGGCATCATTGGTTTGGACACGTCCCATTCGCCAGCGTTTGCGAAGGAGTTCAATGCCGAGCATTCCGACAATGATCCGTTGGCTGGTTTTCGCGTCGTTGCCGCTTATCCCTACGGAAGCCAAACGATCGAGTCCAGCAGCAGCCGAATCCCAGGCTACACCGAGCAACTGAAATCGTTGGGAGTTGAAATCGTTGATTCGATCGACGATCTGTTGTCCAAGGTGGACTGCGTGTTGCTCGAAACCAACGATGGAACGCTGCATCACGAGCAAGCGTTGCAGGTCTTTGCGGCTGGCAAGCCGGTGTTCATCGACAAACCCGTTGGATCGAATCTGGCTGAAACAGTCGCCATCTACGATGCGGCGAAGCACTACAACGTGCCCATGTTTTCCAGTTCATCGCTGCGTTACAGCCACGGTGCCCAAGCCATCCGTGGTGGTTCCGTGGGCAAGGTGCTGGGGTGCAGCGCACACAGCCCGTGCAAGATCGAGCCGTCACACGTCGACTTGTATTGGTATGGAATCCACGGCGTCGAAACGCTTTACACCTGCATGGGGGTGGGATGCGAAACGGTATCTCACACCTCCACGGAAGACTTTGAATTCGCAGTTGGCCGTTGGGGCGACGGGCGAATCGGAACGTTTCGAGGGATTCGGGCTGGCAGTTCCGGCTACGGCGGAATGGTCTACGGAGAAAAGGCCATTCAGGAAATTGGAAAGTACGACGGATACCGTCCGCTGCTCGTCGAGATCGCTGAATTCTTCCGGACCGGTGAACCACCGATCGAATCCGCGGAAACGATCGAGCTGTACGCCTTCATGCAAGCCGCTTTCGAAAGCAAACGCCAGGGTGGCATTCCGGTCTCGATTGAAACCGTGATGCAGGCGGCCCAAGTGAAAGCGGGAGAGCTGAACCAGTCGCTTTCGAAGTGA